One Castanea sativa cultivar Marrone di Chiusa Pesio chromosome 4, ASM4071231v1 DNA window includes the following coding sequences:
- the LOC142631059 gene encoding glutamate decarboxylase-like: MVITTTIPDSGEQLQPTFASRYVRTPVPKYKMPADPIPKEAAYQIINDELMLDGTPRLNLASFVTTWMEPECEKLMMAAINKNYVDMDEYPVTTELQNRCVNMIAHLFNAPVGETDTAVGVGTVGSSEAIMLAGLAFKRKWQTKRKLEGKPYDKPNIVTGANVQVCWEKFARYFEVDLKEVKLSEGYYVMDPVKAVEMVDENTICVAAILGSTLTGEFENVKLLNELLTKKNKETGWDTPIHVDAASGGFIAPFIYPNLEWDFRLPLVKSINVSGHKYGLVYPGVGWVIWRTKEDLPEDLIFHINYLGSDQPTFTLNFSKGSSQIIAQYYQFVRLGFEGYKNVMENCLENARVLKEGIEKTGLFNIVSKEDGVPLVAFSLKDSSKYDVFEISGSLRRFGWVVPAYTMPPNAEHIAVLRVVIREDFSRALAERLISDIEKVMKEMETHPTRVSTKTAHVTATVDETQDGDDGGKKHIKKSARETPEEIATYWRKLVAGKRTGIC; the protein is encoded by the exons atggtAATCACAACCACAATTCCAGACTCCGGAGAGCAATTGCAGCCTACTTTTGCTTCCAGATATGTCCGTACTCCCGTTCCCAA GTACAAGATGCCGGCGGATCCGATACCAAAAGAAGCAGCATATCAGATAATAAATGACGAGTTGATGCTGGATGGGACACCCAGGCTGAACTTGGCTTCATTTGTGACCACGTGGATGGAGCCTGAATGCGAGAAGCTTATGATGGCCGCCATCAACAAAAACTATGTTGACATGGACGAATACCCTGTTACCACTGAGCtccag AATCGGTGTGTGAATATGATAGCCCACCTGTTTAATGCTCCTGTTGGAGAAACTGATACTGCTGTTGGTGTGGGTACCGTGGGATCATCAGAGGCAATAATGCTGGCAGGTCTAGCTTTTAAAAGGAAGTGGCAGACGAAGAGAAAATTAGAGGGCAAACCATATGATAAGCCCAACATAGTCACTGGAGCTAATGTTCAG GTTTGCTGGGAGAAGTTTGCTAGGTACTTTGAGGTTGATCTGAAGGAGGTAAAACTGTCAGAGGGATATTATGTGATGGATCCTGTGAAAGCAGTTGAGATGGTGGATGAGAACACCATCTGTGTTGCAGCAATTCTGGGATCAACCTTGACTGGAGAGTTTGAGAATGTGAAACTCCTTAATGAACTCCTCACTAAAAAGAATAAGGAGACAGGATGGGACACCCCAATTCATGTTGATGCCGCTAGTGGCGGTTTTATTGCCCCATTCATTTACCCTAATCTTGAGTGGGATTTCCGTTTGCCTTTAGTGAAGAGCATAAATGTTAGTGGTCACAAGTATGGCCTTGTCTACCCTGGTGTTGGCTGGGTTATTTGGAGGACTAAAGAGGACTTACCTGAGGACCTTATCTTTCACATCAACTATCTTGGATCTGATCAACCCACATTCACCCTCAACTTCTCCAAAG GCTCTAGTCAAATCATTGCTCAATATTATCAGTTTGTTCGGCTGGGCTTTGAG GGTTACAAGAACGTCATGGAGAATTGCTTGGAGAATGCCAGGGTACTGAAAGAAGGAATTGAGAAAACGGGGTTGTTTAACATTGTCTCCAAGGAAGATGGAGTACCCCTGGTAGCCTTCTCTCTCAAAGACAGTAGCAAATACGATGTGTTTGAGATATCAGGAAGTTTGAGAAGGTTTGGGTGGGTCGTTCCAGCCTACACAATGCCACCTAATGCTGAACACATTGCTGTTCTACGTGTAGTAATTAGAGAGGATTTCAGCCGGGCCTTGGCTGAGAGACTTATTTCAGACATAGAGAAAGTTATGAAGGAGATGGAGACACACCCCACCCGTGTTTCCACCAAAACTGCCCATGTCACAGCTACTGTTGATGAGACACAAGACGGAGATGATGGAGGCAAAAAGCACATAAAAAAGAGTGCAAGGGAGACTCCGGAGGAGATAGCCACCTACTGGAGGAAGCTTGTGGCTGGAAAGAGAACTGGAATTTGCTAG